The following coding sequences lie in one Anguilla rostrata isolate EN2019 chromosome 8, ASM1855537v3, whole genome shotgun sequence genomic window:
- the pex19 gene encoding peroxisomal biogenesis factor 19, which translates to MASASSEAAGNPDTELEELLESALDDFDKTNNAPPPPSTDTPTSSASEKPPLLEDSKFFESLFEGEMCNQARDEWEKAMTELAQEEPELLQHFHKLSEAAGKVGTDVASQQEFTSCLKETLSGLAKNADNLQSSGLAGEDLAKTLEGLGLDDNGEGAGDDGNILPIMQSIMQNLLSKEVLYPSLKEITDKYPDWLSCNRQSLPPDQYHRYEQQHKIMGEICSQFEREGEGGRDGGQSNFDSILELMQQLQDLGQPPKELAGEAPPGMNFDLESLNLPGPSGAGAAEQCLIM; encoded by the exons GTGCACTGGATGACTTTGACAAGACGAACAatgccccaccacccccaagcACGGACACCCCAACCAGTTCCGCCAGCGAGAAG CCGCCTTTGCTGGAGGACAGTAAGTTCTTCGAGTCGCTCTTCGAGGGGGAGATGTGTAACCAGGCCCGGGACGAATGGGAGAAAGCTATGACTGAACTGGCGCAGGAGGAGCCAGAGCTCCTGCAGCACTTCCACAAGCTGTCGGAGGCGGCGGGGAAAGTGG GAACCGATGTGGCTTCCCAGCAAgaattcacttcctgtttgaaagAAACTCTCAGTGGATTGGCTAAAAATGCTGACAACCTACAG AGCTCAGGATTGGCTGGTGAGGACCTGGCCAAGACCCTAGAAGGGCTGGGGTTGGATGACAACGGAGAAGGGGCTGGGGACGATGGGAACATCCTACCCATAATGCAGTCCATTATGCAGAACCTTCTGTCTAAAGAAGTCCTGTACCCTTCACTCAAAGAGATCACGGACaag taccctgattggctgagctgcaATCGTCAGTCCCTCCCCCCTGACCAGTACCATCGCTATGAGCAGCAGCATAAGATCATGGGAGAGATCTGCAGccagtttgagagagagggggagggcggaCGGGATGGAGGTCAGAGCAACTTCGACAGCATCCTGGAGCTCATGCAGCAG CTGCAGGATTTGGGACAGCCCCCAAAAGAGCTGGCAGGAGAAGCG CCTCCCGGCATGAACTTTGACCTGGAGTCTCTGAATCTCCCGGGACCCTCTGGGGCAGGAGCAGCGGAGCAGTGCCTGATCATGTGA
- the copa gene encoding coatomer subunit alpha codes for MLTKFETKSARVKGLSFHPKRPWILASLHNGVIQLWDYRMCTLIDKFDEHDGPVRGIDFHKQQPLFVSGGDDYKIKVWNYKLRRCLFTLLGHLDYIRTTFFHHEYPWILSASDDQTIRIWNWQSRTCVCVLTGHNHYVMCAQFHPSEDLVVSASLDQTVRVWDISGLRKKNLSPGTMETEVRGISGVDLFGASDAVVKHVLEGHDRGVNWAAFHPSMPLIVSGADDRQVKIWRMNESKAWELDTCRGHYNNVSCAVFHPRQELILSNSEDKSIRVWDMSKRTGVQTFRRDHDRFWVLGAHPNLNLFAAGHDSGMLVFKLERERPAYAVYGNMLYYVKERFLRQLDFHSSKDTAVMQLRSGSKFPVFSMSYNPAENAVLLCTRATNLENSTYDLYTIPRDSDSQNPDAPEGKRSSGLTAVWVARNRFAVLDRMHSLLIKNLKNEIVKKVSVPSCEEIFYAGTGSLLLRDADGVTLFDVQQKRSLATVKISKVKYVVWSSDTSHVALLAKHAIMICNRKLESLCNIHENIRVKSGAWDESGVFIYTTSNHIKYALTSGDHGIIRTLDLPIYVTRVRGNSVYCLDRECRPRVLTIDPTEYRFKLALVNRKYEEVLHMVRNAKLVGQSIIAYLQKKGYPEVALHFVKDEKTRFSLALECGNIEVALEAAKALDERGCWERLGEAALLQGHHQVVEMCYQRTKNFDKLTFLYLITGNLAKLRKMMKIAEIRKDMSGHYQGALYLGDVSERVRILKSCGQKSLAYLTAATHGMDEEAEALKETFDPEKETVPDIDPDAQLLQPPPPINPLDTNWPLLTVSKGFFEGAIAAKGKAGQMAADLDMDAPGGEGWGEDAELQLDEDGFMDAQDGVVDEGGKEEGGGWEVEEDLDLPPELELPAGGGGGAEDGFFVPPTKGISPAQMWCNNSQLVVDHILAGSFETAMRLLHDQVGVVQFGAYKPLFLQTFSRGRTCYLGLPSLPCLRGHPQRNWKEGGAKQGLPAVGLRLSDLIARLQQCYQLTTAGRFEDAVERFRAILLSVPLLVVDNKQEIAEAQQLITICREYIVGLTMETERKKLPKDTLEQQKRLCEMAAYFTHCSLQPVHMVLVLRTALNLFFKLRNFKTAAGFARRLLELGPKPEVAQQTRKILAACEKTPTDAHQLNYDPHNPFDLCAASFTPLYRGRPVEKCPLSGACYCPTYKGQVCRVTQVTEIGKDVIGLRVSPLQFR; via the exons ATGTTGACTAAATTTGAGACGAAGTCGGCCCGAGTCAAAG GCTTGAGTTTCCACCCCAAACGGCCCTGGATTCTGGCCAGTCTTCACAATGGAGTCATCCAGCTGTGGGACTACCGCATGTGCACCCTGATCGACAAGTTTGATGAACACGATG GCCCAGTTCGCGGGATTGATTTTCATAAGCAGCAgcctctgtttgtttctggagGTGACGACTACAAGATCAAG gTGTGGAACTACAAACTGCGGCGTTGCCTCTTCACTCTGCTGGGTCACCTGGACTACATCCGCACCACTTTCTTCCACCAT GAGTACCCCTGGATCTTGAGTGCGTCTGATGATCAGACCATCCGTATCTGGAACTGGCAGTCCAGAACCTGCGTGTG cgtCCTGACGGGACACAACCACTACGTGATGTGTGCCCAGTTCCACCCCTCTGAAGACCTGGTGGTGTCGGCCAGTCTGGACCAGACCGTGCGGGTGTGGGATATCTCTG GTTTGCGGAAGAAAAACCTGTCCCCGGGCACCATGGAAACGGAAGTGCGGGGAATCTCGGGAGTGGACTTGTTTGGGGCTTCGGACGCCGTGGTGAAGCACGtgctggag ggTCACGACCGCGGGGTGAACTGGGCCGCCTtccatcccagcatgcctctcaTCGTGTCTGGAGCCGACGACCGACAGGTCAAGATCTGGAGGATGAACG aGTCCAAGGCGTGGGAGCTGGACACCTGTAGGGGGCACTACAACAACGTGTCCTGCGCCGTGTTCCACCCGCGCCAGGAGCTGATCCTGTCCAACTCGGAGGACAAGAGCATCCGCGTGTGGGACATGTCCAAACGCACAGGGGTTCAGACCTTCCGCCGCGACCACGACCGCTTCTGGGTGCTGGGGGCGCACCCCAACCTCAACCTGTTTGCTGCA gggcatgACAGTGGCATGCTGGTGTTTAAGCTGGAGCGCGAGCGCCCGGCCTACGCTGTCTACGGGAACATGCTCTACTACGTCAAAGAGCGCTTCCTGCGCCAGCTCGACTTCCACAGCAGCAAGGACACGGCCGTCATGCAgctgcgcag CGGATCTAAATTCCCAGTGTTCAGCATGTCTTACAACCCAGCAGAGAATGCAGTCCTGCTCTGCACT AGGGCGACAAACCTGGAGAACAGCACCTATGACCTCTATACAATCCCCCGAGACAGCGACTCCCAGAATCCTGATg CTCCTGAAGGAAAGCGCTCCTCCGGTCTGACTGCCGTCTGGGTCGCAAGGAACCGCTTCGCTGTGCTGGACCGCATGCactct CTGCTGATTAAAAACCTGAAGAACGAGATCGTGAAGAAGGTGTCGGTGCCGAGCTGCGAGGAGATCTTCTACGCCGGGACGGGCTCCCTGCTGCTGCGGGACGCCGACGGGGTCACGCTCTTCGACGTGCAGCAGAAGCGCTCCCTCGCCACCGTCAAAATCTCCAAGGTCAAATACGTGGTGTGGTCCTCCGACACCAGCCACGTGGCCCTGCTGGCCAAACACG CCATCATGATCTGCAACAGGAAGTTGGAGAGTCTGTGCAACATCCACGAGAACATCCGGGTCAAGAGTGGGGCCTGGGACGAGAGCGGAGTCTTCATCTACACCACCTCCAACCACATCAAATACGCCCTCACCTCTGG AGATCATGGTATAATCCGGACACTGGACCTGCCCATCTACGTGACGCGGGTTCGGGGGAACAGTGTGTACTGCCTGGACCGAGAGTGCCGTCCACGCGTGCTGACGATCGACCCCACGGAGTACCGCTTCAAACTGGCCCTGGTCAACCGCAAGTACGAGGAG GTGCTGCACATGGTGCGAAACGCCAAGCTGGTGGGCCAGTCCATCATCGCCTACCTGCAGAAGAAGGGCTACCCCGAGGTGGCACTGCACTTCGTCAAAGATGAGAAGACCCGCTTCAGCCTGGCTCTGGAGTGCGGCAACatcgag GTGGCGCTGGAGGCAGCAAAGGCCCTGGATgagagaggctgctgggagcgGCTGGGAGAggctgcactgctgcagggtcACCACCAGGTGGTGGAGATGTGCTACCAGAGAACCAAGAACTTTGACAAACTCACCTTCCTGTACCTCATCACCGGCAACCTGGCCAAGCTGCGCAAGATGATGAAaatag CGGAGATCAGGAAGGATATGAGCGGGCACTATCAGGGTGCTCTGTACCTGGGGGACGTCAGCGAGAGAGTCCGAATTCTCAAGAGCTGCGGCCAGA AGTCCCTGGCGTATCTGACTGCTGCCACTCACGGGATGGACGAAGAGGCGGAGGCCCTGAAGGAGACCTTCGACCCCGAGAAAGAGACG GTGCCGGACATCGACCCCGACGCCCAGCTGCTGCAGCCGCCGCCTCCCATCAACCCCCTGGACACGAACTGGCCCCTGCTCACCGTGTCCAAGGGCTTCTTCGAGGGAGCCATAGCTGCGAAGG GTAAAGCCGGGCAGATGGCTGCAGATTTGGACATGGACGCTCCTggaggggagggctggggggaggaTGCTGAGCTGCAACTGGACGAGG acgGGTTCATGGATGCGCAGGATGGAGTGGTGGATGAAGGAGgcaaagaggagggaggaggctgGGAGGTTGAGGAGGACTTGGACCTGCCTCCAGAGCTG GAGCTGCCAGCTGGtggtggaggcggagctgaagatggcttcTTCGTTCCGCCCACAAAGGGAATAAGTCCCGCCCAGATGTGGTGCAACAACTCACAGCTGGTTGTGGATCACATCCTGGCTGGATCATTCGAGACGGCAATGAGG ctCCTGCACGATCAGGTGGGAGTGGTGCAGTTTGGCGCGTACAAGCCGCTGTTCCTGCAGACCTTCTCCAGGGGGCGCACCTGCTACCTGGGCCTGCcctccctgccctgcctgcGCGGCCACCCGCAGCGGAACTggaaggagggcggggccaagcAGGGCCTGCCCGCCGTGGGGCTCCGCCTCTCCGACCTCATCGCCCGCCTGCAGCAGTGCTACCAGCTGACCACCGCCGGGCGCTTCGAGGACGCCGTGGAGCGCTTCCGCGCCATCCTGCTCTCCGTGCCGCTGCTCGTCGTCGACAACAAGCAGGAGATCGCCGAG GCCCAGCAGCTGATAACGATCTGCAGGGAGTATATTGTGGGtctcaccatggaaacagaaaggaagaaaCTGCCCAAGGACACTCTGGAACAGCAGAAGAGACTGTGTGAG ATGGCGGCCTACTTCACgcactgcagcctgcagccGGTGCACATGGTGCTGGTGCTGCGCACGGCGCTCAACCTCTTCTTCAAGCTGCGCAACTTCAAAACCGCCGCCGGCTTCGCCCGACGCCTTCTGGAGCTGGGGCCCAAGCCCGAGGTGGCACAGCAG acacGAAAAATTCTGGCAGCGTGCGAGAAGACTCCAACCGATGCCCACCAGCTGAACTACGACCCCCACAATCCCTTTGACCTGTGCGCCGCCTCCTTCACCCCCCTGTACCGCGGCCGGCCGGTAGAGAAGTGCCCTCTGTCAGGGGCCTGCTACTGCCCCACCTACAAAGGCCAGGTGTGCCGCGTCACCCAG gtCACGGAGATTGGGAAGGATGTGATTGGCCTGCGTGTCAGCCCTCTCCAGTTCCGTTAG
- the ncstn gene encoding nicastrin, translating to MGLESAKLSVFLIVFWLSNGVRCNSVEQKIYVVLNNTIPCVRLLNATHQIGCQSSISGDTGVIHVLEAESDLDWVLSSGPNPPYMVMMDAHLFNRTTMIRLKGSLRVAGVAVVIPKSGPSTGFSPHNTCPNEGSGVYSDSYGPDLAGCNGTVWNPLGNGLSYEDFNFPIFSLKEDNETEVIRKCFREHNVGLNGSTPQYPLCAMQLFSHMHAVTNTATCMRRNDIQTSFSISPEIVCDALSDYNVWGSIVPLNNTEKGHKENQSVVIAAARLDGRSFFWDIAPAGEGSITGFVTLLAAAQALRAVTPPTRNILYAFFQGEAFDYIGSSRMVYDMEKGKFVIDLENIHSILEIGQVGLRTDSKLWLHSDPISRKNSTVNSEVLKLVNYLKSEAPKLNITLDEPGVTQALPPSSFQRFLRARPIPGVVLTDHQSAFSNRYYESLYDNAEYLNVTYPPNLSPEEQLEYVTDTAKALAELATVVARSLYRQAEGEESQLAKIIADPKIVTQMLYGFLIQTNNSWFQALMSPEGQKILGPHPPQYYVGVPVSGNPVNTPTRLVQYILANLTGTPANLTQTECQNPEGVEGESKELYSYFWVQGSVSPNSSAEGGPHCVRAAVRLTKALSPAFELQDYSSHDYSTWTESRWKKISARIFLVASRELEMLTLGVGVAVLLVSLLVTYFISSKADLLFSASREPASAAY from the exons ATGGGTCTTGAATCCGCTAAATTGTCGGTATTTTTAATAGTCTTTTGGCTATCTAATG GTGTGAGATGTAACTCGGTGGAGCAGAAGATTTACGTCGTGCTCAACAACACGATTCCATGCGTTCGGCTGCTCAACGCCACTCACCAGATCGGCTGCCAGT CCTCCATCTCAGGTGACACAGGTGTCATTCATGTCTTGGAGGCGGAGTCAGATTTGGACTGGGTACTAAGCTCTGGACCCAACCCACCCTACATGGTTATGATGGACGCACACCTGTTCAACAG GACCACCATGATAAGGTTGAAGGGTTCGCTGCGTGTGGCTGGTGTTGCCGTGGTGATCCCCAAATCTGGACCCTCAACGGGGTTCTCTCCTCACAATACCTGCCCAAATGAGGGCTCAG GCGTTTACTCGGACAGCTATGGTCCTGACCTGGCCGGCTGCAACGGCACGGTGTGGAACCCTCTGGGGAACGGCCTGTCCTACGAGGACTTCAACTTCCCCATCTTCTCCCTGAAAGAGGACAACGAGACCGAGGTCATCCGAAaa TGTTTCAGAGAGCACAacgttgggctgaatggcagCACCCCTCAGTACCCGCTGTGTGCCATGCAGCTGTTCTCCCACATGCACGCCGTCACCAACACCGCCACCTGCATGAGACGCAACGACATCCAGACCAGCTTCAGCATCAGCCCCG AGATCGTGTGTGACGCGCTCAGTGACTACAACGTCTGGGGTTCCATTGTGCCCCTCAACAACACGGAGAAGGGCCACAAAGAAAATCAGAGTGTGGTCATCGCCGCGGCACGG ctggacGGCAGGTCGTTCTTCTGGGACATTGCCCCCGCTGGGGAGGGCAGCATCACTGGATTCGTCACCCTACTGGCCGCCGCCCAAGCCCTGAGAGCAGTGACCCCGCCCACCCGAAATATCCTCTACGCCTTCTTCCAGGGg GAGGCCTTTGACTACATCGGCAGCAGCCGAATGGTGTACGATATGGAGAAGGGGAAGTTCGTCATCGACCTGGAGAACATCCACTCCATACTGGAGATTGGACAG gtggGGTTGAGGACAGACTCCAAGCTGTGGCTCCATTCTGACCCTATATCCAGGAAGAACAGCACCGTGAACTCAGAG GTTCTGAAACTTGTAAACTACTTGAAGTCAGAAGCTCCTAAATTAAACATTACATTGGATGAGCCAGGTGTCACTCAGGccctcccgccctcctcctTCCAGCGCTTCCTGCGAGCACGGCCAATCCCCGGGGTCGTGCTCACTGACCACCAATCCGCTTTCAGCAACAG GTACTATGAGAGTCTCTATGACAACGCTGAGTACCTTAATGTGACATACCCGCCCAATCTGAGCCCGGAAGAACAGCTGGAATATGTCACTGACACCGCTAAG gctctggCTGAGTTGGCTACAGTAGTGGCTCGCTCTCTGTACAGGCAGGCGGAAGGGGAGGAGTCTCAGCTGGCCAAAATCATTGCCGACCCCAAGATT gtcacTCAGATGCTGTACGGGTTCTTGATTCAGACCAATAACAGCTGGTTTCAGGCTCTGATGAGTCCGGAGGGCCAAAAGATTCTAG gaccACACCCCCCGCAGTACTACGTGGGTGTGCCCGTGTCCGGCAACCCGGTCAACACCCCCACCCGCCTGGTGCAGTACATCCTGGCCAACCTGACCGGCACCCCCGCCAACCTGACCCAGACCGAGTGCCAAAACCCAGAGGGCGTGGAGGGGGAGAGCAAAGAG ttgTACTCCTACTTTTGGGTGCAGGGCTCAGTCTCGCCCAACAGCAGCGCGGAGGGGGGGCCGCATTGCGTGCGCGCAGCGGTGCGCCTCACTAAGGCGCTCTCCCCGGCCTTCGAGCTGCAGGACTACAGTTCCCATGACTACTCCACGTGGACGGAGTCTCGGTGGAAGAAAATCAGCGCGCGGATCTTCCTGGTGGCCAGCCGAGAGCTGGAG ATGCTGACGCtgggagtgggcgtggccgtgttgctggtctctctcctggTGACCTACTTCATCAGCTCCAAGGCTGACCTGCTCTTCAGCGCCAGCAGAGAGCCCGCTAGCGCCGCCTACTGA